The genome window GATCGCTGTTGGGGCTTCAATTAAAAGCGTCACACTGCCGGCAAATGTAAACTGTTTCAAATCGGGAATCAGATGAATGCGGTAATTTTCAGGCCTTACGTCCTGCATGGCGTCCTCCTCGGTGCGATCAATTGGAAAGAGATTAGGTTGACAGGTTACGTGAAATAGTTGATCGTATATTCATATTTGTCAACACGAATAACGAATAACCAATAACAAACCGGATTATACCGGCACAGTAATTTTAGACTTTTTCGGACGGTTAAAACCATCGTCACTTATAGGGATACAGAGAGGTTATCATGAGCACCATTGTTGAGTTTTCAATTTTTCCGATGGACAAGGGCGAAAGCCTGAGCCCGTATGTGGCCCGGGCGTTAAAACTGATTCAAGACAGCGGTCTGCCCTACGAGTTGAATCCCATGGGCACCTGTGTGGAAGGGGATTGGGGTGAGGTGATGGCTCTGGTGGATCGTTGCTTTCAGGCCCTTGAAAAGGATTGCAACCGCATCAATTTGTCCCTCAAAGCCGACTATCGCAAAGGGCCCGCCGGCCGCATGCAAAGTAAAATGGCCTCCGTCAAGGAAAAATTGAAATAACGACAGTTATCTTGCGGTGGATTCTGGAAAGCTGGCCTTGGCCCTGTAAACAAAAAGCGACCGCACCTTGTCCCAGAAGTCACCACCCAGTACCAAGAAGCTGCAGATAAATATGAAGTCCAACGACAGGGCAATCGGAATGCGGTATTCGGGAAAGCCCGGCAGCCAATCGAGCGACATGTACGTCAATACCCAGGCGTAGACAGCCGGTATGAGCCACATCACAAGCCCAATATAGTAACGCACCCGACCGACTTCCTTTGGAGGACCATAGCGACGCAGCATGGCCAGCAAGCGATTTTTGACATAGGCAAAACCGGCCTTGCCCATGAAGGCCACCGCCAGGATGGTGCACACCTCGGGGCCGCCCACCAGAAAAAGCCCTCCCAATGTTGCTTTCAAGGCAGGTGAAAGATTGGTGAGGGCGACTATTGCAGCACCGACGGGAGTGATACATCCCAGTGCGAAGAAAATCACACCCAGGCGGAAACGCCAGCCGGGCGGCGGCGTAACGGGCTTGTCTGCAGCCGTGTTTTGAA of Desulfobacterales bacterium contains these proteins:
- a CDS encoding MTH1187 family thiamine-binding protein, which encodes MSTIVEFSIFPMDKGESLSPYVARALKLIQDSGLPYELNPMGTCVEGDWGEVMALVDRCFQALEKDCNRINLSLKADYRKGPAGRMQSKMASVKEKLK